A genomic segment from Psychrobacter arcticus 273-4 encodes:
- a CDS encoding YkvA family protein, protein MADKEKEKEKDNKSLMDSIKLILGKEDRINDQLENGRGLERYTKDLLLLMSLVKDYYQGNYRNIPYKTISAAVVGLLYVINPIDLIPDFIPFIGQVDDALVLKFCLKLIKKDLLKYQTWKDKQTASEDKDSKPTNKKLEDKDKSTEKEGKDEKSKAEDNQADSKKSS, encoded by the coding sequence ATGGCTGACAAAGAGAAAGAGAAAGAGAAAGATAATAAAAGCCTGATGGATAGTATTAAACTCATCTTGGGTAAAGAAGACAGAATAAACGACCAACTCGAAAACGGTCGCGGCCTTGAGCGTTATACCAAGGATTTACTACTCCTCATGAGTTTAGTAAAAGACTACTATCAAGGCAACTATCGTAATATCCCTTATAAAACCATTTCAGCGGCAGTGGTTGGTCTACTATATGTCATAAACCCTATTGATCTTATTCCAGATTTTATACCCTTTATCGGTCAAGTCGATGATGCGTTGGTACTAAAATTTTGTCTTAAGCTCATAAAAAAGGATTTGTTAAAATACCAAACTTGGAAAGATAAACAGACCGCATCTGAAGATAAAGACTCAAAGCCTACCAATAAAAAGCTCGAAGATAAAGATAAGAGTACAGAAAAAGAAGGTAAAGATGAAAAGTCTAAAGCAGAAGACAACCAAGCAGATTCTAAAAAGTCGTCATAG
- a CDS encoding LD-carboxypeptidase, whose translation MTKIFSGLNRRQFLRQVGISAGAGLLATQSITQTLASITIDQDTNKQLTKDDLPTALTDESLRSQQASHPVSRETLQPQTSCITPSIETRLFASSNVGGSDERNQLALDRLACAGFKVDNPAITNRQYLRFAGTDSQRASDLQNMATGAIAAPKLLLGVRGGYGAMRLLPMVDWSTLGRIMKERGTILAGFSDVTAIQCALLAKGGMSSLAAPMLYSEFGKTKPDQVSCRQFAQALTNPNLAISIRDGSLTSQHLPSILTSTELKTLTGTIWGGNLSVVSALAGSEYLPRIDGGIVFLEDVGEQAYRIERMLYDLYLAGIFKNQQAIVCGALSGAGEDSYDKRYDVATVIRQLQKLTGLPIYSGMRFGHIGQKHSFPLGTRCQISPDTVGGYQLAFTDYPTINADTIHVEGLWQ comes from the coding sequence ATGACCAAGATATTTTCTGGGCTTAATCGTCGTCAGTTTTTACGTCAAGTCGGTATCAGTGCAGGGGCAGGGTTATTAGCGACCCAAAGCATCACTCAGACTCTGGCCTCTATTACCATTGATCAAGATACTAATAAACAGCTTACTAAAGACGACCTACCAACTGCGCTGACCGATGAGAGCTTACGATCACAACAAGCATCACACCCCGTATCGCGCGAGACGCTGCAACCACAAACAAGCTGTATCACACCAAGTATTGAGACGAGGCTTTTTGCCAGCTCCAATGTCGGTGGTAGTGACGAGCGCAATCAATTGGCATTAGATCGTCTGGCTTGTGCTGGTTTTAAGGTAGATAATCCTGCGATTACCAATCGGCAGTATTTACGTTTTGCGGGTACTGATTCGCAGCGAGCCAGTGATTTGCAAAATATGGCCACCGGTGCTATAGCTGCGCCAAAGCTACTATTGGGGGTGCGTGGTGGTTATGGTGCCATGCGTCTATTGCCGATGGTTGATTGGTCAACGCTGGGACGTATCATGAAGGAGCGTGGAACGATACTCGCAGGCTTTAGTGATGTGACCGCTATCCAGTGCGCATTATTGGCAAAAGGGGGTATGAGCTCGCTTGCCGCTCCGATGCTTTATAGCGAGTTTGGTAAAACCAAACCCGACCAAGTCAGCTGCCGACAGTTTGCACAAGCATTAACCAATCCTAATCTGGCTATCAGCATACGAGATGGGTCTTTAACCAGTCAGCATTTACCGAGTATTTTGACAAGTACTGAGCTGAAAACACTAACTGGCACTATTTGGGGCGGCAATCTGAGTGTGGTATCGGCGCTGGCAGGTAGTGAGTATTTACCACGTATTGACGGCGGTATTGTGTTCTTAGAAGATGTGGGCGAGCAAGCCTATCGTATTGAGCGTATGCTGTATGATTTGTATTTAGCAGGCATATTTAAGAATCAACAAGCGATTGTTTGTGGTGCATTATCGGGTGCAGGTGAGGACAGCTACGACAAGCGTTATGATGTGGCCACGGTGATTCGTCAACTGCAGAAGCTGACAGGATTGCCTATTTATAGCGGCATGCGCTTTGGTCATATTGGGCAAAAACACAGCTTTCCACTGGGGACGAGGTGTCAAATTAGCCCCGATACAGTGGGTGGCTATCAATTGGCATTTACTGATTACCCAACGATTAATGCCGACACCATTCATGTCGAAGGGTTGTGGCAATAA
- the arfB gene encoding alternative ribosome rescue aminoacyl-tRNA hydrolase ArfB, translated as MIFISNSISLNDSDVEISAIRAQGAGGQNVNKVSSAIHLRFDISASSLSDINKQRLLDSKDSRITKEGVLVIKAQQFRTQEGNKIDAFERLQSFIIKATYVNKTRKPTKPSRNAKRKRVDQKTQRGKTKALRGKVDF; from the coding sequence ATGATTTTTATCAGTAACAGCATTAGCCTGAATGATAGCGATGTCGAGATTAGCGCGATACGTGCGCAAGGCGCTGGTGGTCAAAACGTCAATAAAGTCTCCTCTGCTATTCATTTGCGCTTTGATATCAGTGCCTCAAGTTTAAGTGACATTAATAAGCAGCGACTGCTGGACAGTAAAGACAGCCGAATCACCAAAGAAGGCGTGCTAGTTATTAAAGCACAGCAATTTCGTACCCAAGAAGGCAATAAAATAGATGCCTTTGAGCGCTTACAGAGCTTTATCATAAAAGCCACTTACGTCAATAAAACCCGTAAGCCTACCAAACCGAGCCGAAATGCCAAGCGTAAACGCGTGGATCAAAAAACCCAGCGCGGCAAGACAAAAGCATTACGCGGTAAAGTGGATTTTTAA
- a CDS encoding sugar transporter produces the protein MTHNLEVSSDARRTQYFQVFLMGVSAFIMNTTEFVPVALLSDIAQDFAITTAETGWMLTLYAWIVAAMSLPLMLLTSRFERKRLLLALFAVFIASHALSVFAWSFQVLLISRVGIALSHAIFWSITAAIAIRVAPKGKKAMALSVLATGTSLAMVLGVPLGRLVGQWFGWRATFGGIGAVALVVFILQARLLPTLPSMFEGSFRKIPTLLKNPLLVSLYLLILLVFTAHYSAYSYIEPFMRQVGAISENAATFVLLLFGVAGILGSVIFSRWGDNFNTRLMLISMILILVSMLALLLAVTSVWALSLIALLWGAALMLLIVSMQAKVIMVDVKAQDMLMSMFSGIINLGIGTGALFGGYAVIHLSLSSVGYVGAAIASAALLLILLMIKRFPELSRRLG, from the coding sequence ATGACACATAACCTTGAGGTGAGCTCAGATGCTCGCCGAACTCAATATTTTCAAGTATTTTTGATGGGGGTTAGCGCCTTTATCATGAATACCACCGAATTCGTCCCAGTCGCCCTATTAAGTGACATCGCGCAAGACTTTGCTATTACCACGGCAGAAACGGGCTGGATGTTGACGCTCTATGCGTGGATTGTCGCTGCCATGTCGTTGCCGCTGATGCTACTGACCAGTCGATTTGAACGGAAGCGTTTGCTCTTAGCCTTGTTTGCGGTATTTATCGCCAGCCATGCGTTATCAGTATTTGCGTGGAGTTTCCAAGTATTGCTCATCAGCCGTGTTGGGATTGCGCTATCGCATGCGATATTTTGGTCAATCACGGCGGCGATTGCCATACGAGTGGCACCCAAAGGCAAAAAAGCAATGGCACTCAGTGTGCTTGCGACCGGTACTTCATTGGCAATGGTACTGGGCGTACCATTAGGGCGATTGGTCGGTCAATGGTTTGGCTGGCGCGCAACCTTTGGCGGTATCGGCGCAGTTGCTTTGGTGGTATTTATCTTGCAAGCAAGGCTATTACCCACCCTGCCAAGTATGTTTGAGGGCTCGTTTAGAAAGATTCCAACATTGCTTAAAAATCCTTTATTGGTCAGTCTGTATCTGCTTATTTTGCTGGTCTTTACCGCACACTATAGCGCTTACTCTTATATCGAACCTTTTATGCGTCAGGTCGGTGCAATCAGTGAAAACGCCGCGACTTTTGTACTACTATTATTTGGTGTGGCAGGCATTTTGGGCAGTGTGATATTCAGTCGCTGGGGTGATAACTTTAATACCAGATTGATGCTGATATCGATGATATTAATATTGGTATCGATGCTTGCGCTATTACTTGCCGTCACCTCGGTATGGGCGCTCAGCTTGATTGCCTTACTATGGGGCGCAGCACTCATGCTGCTGATTGTCTCTATGCAAGCCAAAGTGATTATGGTCGACGTCAAGGCGCAAGACATGCTGATGTCAATGTTCTCAGGGATTATTAACTTAGGGATTGGTACAGGGGCTTTGTTTGGAGGTTATGCCGTGATCCATCTCTCGTTATCAAGCGTGGGCTATGTAGGGGCAGCTATCGCCAGTGCAGCACTACTCCTGATACTATTGATGATAAAACGCTTCCCTGAGCTCAGCAGGAGGCTCGGCTAA
- a CDS encoding cupin domain-containing protein, protein MLINADFSCRAALAPEHYQWVQSPQNGVERVMLDRVGAEKARATSIVRYAPESNFPYHLHPGGEEILVLSGTFSADNSDYPAGWYLRNPPKSGHQPYSNVGAVIFVKLWQMTADETHHVAIDTKDAKNWHRQGNREVCHLFLDTSEQVSLQRIEAGEILFPETIARGAELLVIEGELIEDSMLDKGQSYKKGSWIRLPVDATSPIVAGANGATVYLKTGHLSRIIGIDVY, encoded by the coding sequence ATGCTCATCAATGCAGACTTTTCATGCCGTGCTGCCTTAGCACCTGAACACTATCAGTGGGTCCAATCACCACAAAACGGCGTTGAGCGCGTGATGCTTGACCGTGTTGGTGCTGAAAAAGCACGTGCTACCAGTATCGTACGCTACGCCCCTGAGTCAAATTTTCCGTATCACCTGCACCCAGGTGGCGAGGAGATTTTGGTGTTGTCAGGCACTTTTTCTGCGGATAATAGCGATTATCCTGCTGGTTGGTATCTACGCAATCCACCCAAGTCAGGGCATCAGCCTTATAGTAATGTAGGTGCTGTCATTTTCGTTAAGCTTTGGCAAATGACAGCAGACGAAACCCATCATGTCGCTATCGATACCAAAGATGCTAAAAATTGGCACAGACAAGGCAATCGTGAGGTCTGTCATTTATTCTTGGATACAAGCGAGCAAGTGAGTTTGCAACGTATAGAGGCGGGTGAGATATTATTTCCTGAGACAATTGCTAGAGGAGCTGAGCTGCTAGTGATAGAAGGTGAGTTGATAGAGGACAGTATGTTAGATAAAGGACAGAGTTATAAAAAGGGTAGCTGGATACGTTTGCCTGTCGATGCGACATCGCCGATAGTAGCAGGAGCGAATGGTGCCACGGTTTATCTAAAAACTGGCCATTTATCACGAATCATCGGTATTGATGTTTACTGA
- a CDS encoding flavin monoamine oxidase family protein → MKKVSVAIIGGGLSGLYAAYLLEKKGIDYVLLEARPTLGGRIATAKSAQTLDSFDLGPSWFWPDYQPQLAHLIDELKLESVAQFEEGDMMVEQAVADAAVRTHGYKSSPPSMRLKGGMAALIEALYLRLDASRISTGQIVRQLNNTGHYIEIISKDESEQVTAWQAQHVLLALPPRLAQESITFQPALPTNLAVQWQETATWMAPHAKYVAVYDTPFWQKQGLSGAARSAQGPMVEIHDASVVDASGAIFGFIGVPAPVRQGISEEVLKTHCRAQLVRLFGVEAENPKREYLKDWSQEPFTSTAADVSSDGQHASAPISKATSGVWENCLTGIGSEWSTQFSGYLAGAIDAASIGVKNLPESVFS, encoded by the coding sequence ATGAAAAAAGTATCAGTAGCGATTATTGGTGGCGGTTTAAGTGGCTTGTATGCTGCCTATTTATTAGAGAAAAAAGGCATTGATTATGTGCTACTAGAAGCGCGCCCTACTTTAGGGGGTCGTATTGCTACTGCCAAGTCTGCGCAAACGCTAGACAGCTTTGATTTGGGACCCTCTTGGTTTTGGCCAGATTATCAGCCGCAGTTGGCGCATCTTATCGATGAATTAAAGTTGGAATCTGTTGCCCAGTTTGAAGAGGGCGACATGATGGTTGAACAGGCGGTAGCAGACGCTGCCGTTCGTACGCACGGCTATAAAAGCTCACCACCGTCAATGCGGCTCAAAGGCGGTATGGCAGCATTGATAGAGGCTCTGTATCTTCGCTTGGATGCATCACGCATTTCGACTGGTCAAATCGTACGTCAGTTAAATAACACTGGTCATTATATTGAGATTATTAGTAAAGACGAATCTGAGCAAGTAACGGCGTGGCAAGCACAACATGTGCTGCTAGCGCTACCACCACGTTTGGCGCAAGAAAGCATTACGTTTCAACCTGCTTTACCCACCAATCTAGCTGTGCAGTGGCAGGAGACAGCCACTTGGATGGCACCACATGCAAAATATGTGGCGGTTTATGACACGCCTTTTTGGCAAAAACAAGGTCTTTCAGGAGCGGCGAGAAGCGCACAAGGTCCTATGGTTGAGATTCATGATGCTTCAGTAGTAGACGCCAGTGGTGCGATATTTGGTTTTATCGGAGTACCCGCGCCAGTACGTCAAGGCATTTCTGAAGAGGTGTTAAAGACTCATTGCCGTGCGCAGTTGGTGCGACTATTTGGCGTAGAGGCAGAAAATCCTAAGAGAGAGTATCTTAAAGACTGGTCGCAAGAGCCATTTACGTCGACAGCCGCTGACGTAAGTAGTGATGGACAGCATGCGTCCGCACCTATTTCTAAAGCAACATCCGGCGTATGGGAAAATTGTCTGACGGGTATTGGCAGCGAATGGTCAACACAGTTCTCAGGTTACCTTGCTGGGGCGATCGATGCTGCAAGCATAGGAGTAAAAAATTTACCTGAGTCTGTATTTTCTTAA
- a CDS encoding glutathione S-transferase, which yields MTSSYHRLYSFRRCPYAMRARLGILFAELQVELREITLKNKPPQMLAISPKGTVPVLQLLDGAVIEESREIMIWALEQQDPQRLLDEKTLQQANALIDKNDNEFKYWLDRYKYADRHLEMTQTEYRQKGEAFLQVLEALLTKNTYLLGKNITIADIGIMPFVRQFAHVDSDIFYSLPYPNLQRWLQDWLQDPFFLQAMSKFQPWQEGDEAVIFC from the coding sequence ATGACTTCTTCTTATCATCGTTTATACTCTTTTCGCCGCTGCCCTTATGCCATGCGTGCCCGCCTTGGGATATTATTTGCCGAGCTGCAGGTAGAGCTGCGAGAGATAACGCTGAAAAATAAGCCGCCGCAAATGTTAGCAATTAGCCCAAAAGGTACGGTGCCCGTTTTGCAGCTTTTAGATGGGGCGGTGATTGAAGAGAGTAGGGAAATAATGATATGGGCGCTTGAGCAGCAAGATCCGCAACGGCTTTTGGACGAAAAGACTTTGCAGCAGGCCAATGCTTTGATTGATAAAAACGATAACGAGTTTAAATATTGGCTCGATCGCTATAAATACGCCGATCGTCATCTTGAGATGACCCAGACAGAGTATCGACAAAAAGGTGAAGCGTTTTTACAGGTTTTAGAGGCGTTACTGACTAAAAATACTTATCTGTTAGGGAAGAATATAACGATTGCCGATATTGGCATCATGCCTTTTGTCCGTCAATTCGCTCATGTCGATAGCGATATTTTTTATAGCCTGCCTTATCCAAACCTGCAGCGATGGCTACAAGACTGGCTTCAGGATCCGTTTTTTTTGCAAGCGATGAGTAAATTTCAGCCGTGGCAGGAAGGGGATGAAGCAGTAATTTTTTGCTGA
- a CDS encoding TIGR00366 family protein: MAGLKAKDIMGFCVIVLIVSGVVIGLGLLFL, from the coding sequence ATCGCAGGACTTAAAGCTAAGGATATCATGGGTTTTTGTGTGATTGTTCTGATTGTTAGCGGCGTTGTGATTGGTTTAGGACTGCTTTTTTTATAA
- a CDS encoding DarT1-associated NADAR antitoxin family protein, translating to MEQAQNAVEKRPVFMPRVNSDNLVKTDMVRFERHVGFASRQKKKSINEMHQVIRKKYGFNHVLELSSKSGNKLSFLLSPLSLKLANEHGGEQYSVENAFQSSMVFEDGGPYIDLLTAPPRQAKKDERLITSGELIGYNYFGMEWSVEPLTTFYDWLYVNALKQNPQLHEEVMQYQAFTDMEFNPKKSIHCAAYALAMFVALNKRELLDNIEDPAVFFNLYNDFKVSNTEQLLEEGWI from the coding sequence ATGGAACAAGCACAAAACGCGGTAGAAAAAAGACCCGTATTCATGCCTAGAGTCAACAGTGACAATCTGGTAAAAACGGACATGGTTCGGTTTGAGCGCCATGTGGGATTTGCGAGTCGGCAAAAGAAAAAATCTATCAATGAGATGCATCAAGTTATTCGCAAAAAATATGGATTTAATCACGTCTTAGAGCTGTCGAGTAAATCGGGCAATAAGCTGAGTTTTCTACTGAGCCCATTGAGCTTAAAGCTGGCTAATGAGCATGGTGGCGAGCAGTACAGTGTCGAAAACGCTTTCCAAAGTAGTATGGTTTTTGAGGACGGTGGTCCCTATATTGACTTGCTGACAGCACCGCCAAGACAAGCCAAAAAGGATGAGCGATTAATCACCTCGGGTGAACTGATTGGCTATAATTATTTCGGTATGGAGTGGAGTGTAGAGCCATTAACGACGTTTTATGATTGGCTGTATGTCAATGCCCTAAAGCAAAACCCTCAGCTGCATGAAGAGGTGATGCAATATCAAGCCTTTACTGATATGGAGTTTAATCCCAAAAAATCTATCCATTGTGCAGCTTATGCGCTGGCGATGTTTGTGGCGCTCAATAAACGCGAGCTGCTCGATAATATTGAAGACCCAGCGGTATTTTTTAACTTATATAATGACTTTAAAGTGAGTAACACCGAGCAGCTTTTGGAAGAGGGTTGGATCTAA
- a CDS encoding DUF1852 domain-containing protein: MSKKFNCSIKRIRFDENYRPADSTRLTTNFANLARGEHREENLRKTLRMINNRFNALAHWDNPTADRYSVEVDIISIDMDVAGNGHTFPVIETLKTTIVDHKENTRIDGMMGNSFSSYVRDYDFSVVLPEHFNNHSTSPVSAPPEDFGDLHGKLFQYLLNSEAYKAQFNNKLVICLSVSTSKTYHRTTNQHPVLGVEYKQDDYSLTDDYFHKMGLTVRYFMPANSAAPLAFYFAGDLLTDYTDLELISAISTMETFQKIYRPEIYNANATAGEVYQPSLKYQDYSLTQIVYDRAERSQMAVKQGKFTEEQFIKPYQAILEEWAASYDVASKKNLHQ; encoded by the coding sequence ATGAGTAAAAAGTTTAACTGTTCAATTAAGCGTATACGTTTTGATGAAAACTATCGTCCAGCAGACAGCACGCGTCTGACCACTAACTTTGCGAATTTGGCTCGTGGCGAGCATCGTGAAGAGAACTTACGCAAAACATTAAGAATGATCAATAATCGTTTTAACGCGTTGGCGCATTGGGATAATCCAACGGCAGACCGTTATTCTGTAGAGGTGGACATCATTTCTATCGATATGGATGTTGCAGGCAATGGTCATACATTCCCTGTCATCGAGACGCTGAAAACAACGATTGTTGACCATAAAGAGAACACCCGTATTGACGGTATGATGGGCAACAGTTTCTCATCTTATGTTCGCGATTATGATTTTAGTGTGGTGTTGCCAGAACATTTTAATAACCATTCAACATCGCCAGTATCCGCACCGCCAGAAGACTTTGGTGATTTACATGGCAAATTGTTTCAATACTTATTAAACTCAGAGGCCTATAAAGCCCAATTTAATAACAAGCTTGTGATTTGCCTCAGTGTGTCAACTAGTAAAACCTATCATCGTACGACCAATCAGCATCCGGTATTAGGAGTTGAATACAAACAAGATGACTATTCGTTAACCGATGACTACTTCCATAAAATGGGCTTAACCGTTCGATACTTTATGCCTGCAAATAGCGCCGCACCTTTGGCATTTTATTTCGCCGGTGACTTGCTGACTGATTACACCGATCTTGAGTTAATCAGTGCCATCAGTACCATGGAAACTTTCCAAAAGATCTACCGACCTGAGATTTACAATGCCAATGCTACGGCAGGTGAAGTGTATCAACCTAGCTTGAAGTACCAAGACTATTCACTGACTCAAATTGTGTATGACCGCGCGGAGCGTAGCCAAATGGCAGTGAAGCAAGGCAAGTTTACTGAAGAGCAGTTTATCAAGCCATATCAAGCCATTCTTGAAGAATGGGCGGCAAGCTATGATGTTGCAAGCAAGAAAAATTTGCACCAGTAG
- a CDS encoding methionine synthase — MKLLLPTSTAGSLPKPSWLAEPEKIWSPWALEGEQLIEAKQDALRVSLHEQLHAGIDIVSDGEQTRQHFVTTFIEHLDGVDFEKRETVRIRNRYDASVPSVVGAVSRQKPVFVDDAKFLRQQTDQPIKWALPGPMTMIDTLYDGHYKSREKLAWEFAKILNQEARELEAAGVDIIQFDEPAFNVFFDDVNDWGIATLERAIEGLKCETAVHICYGYGIKANNDWKKTLGSEWRQYEQAFPKLQQSNIDIVSLECQNSHVPMDLIELIRGKKVMIGAIDVATNTIETPEEVANTLRKALQFVDADKLYPSTNCGMAPLSRQVAQGKLKALSAGAKIVRQELTA; from the coding sequence ATGAAACTATTATTACCGACGTCAACCGCAGGCAGCTTACCGAAACCTTCTTGGCTGGCAGAACCTGAGAAAATTTGGTCACCTTGGGCATTAGAAGGAGAGCAACTGATTGAAGCCAAGCAAGATGCCCTGCGTGTGTCATTGCATGAACAATTGCATGCAGGGATTGATATTGTCAGTGATGGCGAGCAAACCCGTCAGCATTTTGTGACCACTTTCATTGAACATCTTGATGGCGTCGATTTTGAGAAGCGTGAGACCGTTCGCATTCGTAATCGCTATGATGCAAGTGTGCCGTCAGTCGTTGGTGCGGTGAGCCGTCAAAAGCCAGTATTTGTTGACGATGCCAAGTTTTTACGTCAGCAAACCGATCAGCCAATCAAATGGGCGTTGCCTGGTCCGATGACGATGATTGATACGTTATACGATGGTCACTATAAAAGCCGTGAAAAATTGGCGTGGGAATTTGCTAAAATCTTGAATCAAGAAGCGCGAGAGTTAGAGGCTGCGGGTGTGGATATTATCCAATTTGATGAGCCGGCCTTTAATGTGTTCTTTGATGATGTAAACGACTGGGGTATCGCCACGTTAGAGCGTGCCATTGAAGGTCTAAAATGTGAAACAGCAGTGCATATCTGTTACGGCTACGGCATCAAAGCCAATAACGATTGGAAAAAGACACTGGGTTCGGAGTGGCGTCAATATGAGCAAGCCTTTCCTAAATTGCAACAGTCTAATATCGATATTGTCTCACTCGAGTGTCAAAACTCACATGTGCCCATGGATTTGATTGAATTGATTCGCGGTAAAAAAGTGATGATCGGTGCCATTGATGTGGCAACCAATACCATTGAGACACCTGAAGAGGTGGCCAATACGCTACGCAAGGCCCTGCAATTTGTCGATGCGGACAAACTTTATCCTTCGACTAACTGCGGCATGGCGCCTTTGTCTCGCCAAGTGGCACAAGGCAAGCTGAAAGCGTTAAGTGCAGGCGCAAAAATCGTTCGTCAAGAACTGACAGCCTAG
- a CDS encoding flavin reductase, translating into MIEATDFRNAMSLLTTAVNIVTTKGSSGCHGFTASAVCSVTDTPPTLLVCMNQTSRSYTHFIENKILSVNVLGAQYEDISNAFASKLCSEERFKQGSWTELVTGAPVLEDALVSFDCEIDHIQEVGTHSVFMCRVVAIKQAEQQGRADESLVYFNRAYHQVGQVESA; encoded by the coding sequence ATGATTGAAGCAACTGATTTTAGAAACGCCATGTCGTTGCTAACGACGGCGGTTAATATCGTCACCACAAAAGGCAGCTCTGGTTGTCATGGGTTTACCGCATCTGCGGTATGTAGTGTCACAGATACCCCGCCAACCTTGCTTGTCTGCATGAATCAGACGTCTCGGTCATATACTCATTTCATTGAAAATAAAATCTTAAGTGTCAATGTGTTAGGCGCACAGTATGAAGATATATCCAATGCATTTGCCTCCAAATTGTGTTCAGAGGAGCGATTTAAACAAGGCTCTTGGACTGAACTAGTAACAGGCGCTCCTGTTTTAGAGGATGCATTGGTCAGTTTTGATTGTGAGATTGATCACATTCAGGAAGTTGGTACGCACAGTGTTTTTATGTGCCGTGTTGTCGCCATCAAACAAGCTGAGCAACAAGGCAGAGCTGATGAAAGTTTGGTTTATTTTAATCGTGCTTATCATCAAGTTGGTCAAGTAGAAAGCGCTTAA
- a CDS encoding sulfite exporter TauE/SafE family protein: MELIIFLIIGALAGFAAGLFGVGGGTIIVPLLFIVFTRMDYSPDSIMHLALGTSLATIIVTSISSLMAHNKKGAVMWPVFKNLAPGLAVGCFLGAGIAGQISGLYLQLIVGVFLLWLGYKMFTDGKKRLDSNINSASNGNAVLPSKSKQLAAGGVIGVASAILGIGGGSLTVPYLTRYGVVMQKAVGTSAACGLPIAIAGALGFMVFGMQQEVNVPNTIGFVHIYAFLGISIMSFFTAKLGAKVAHMLSPQLLKKCFAVLLTVVGCYFLFKGLL, from the coding sequence GTGGAACTAATAATTTTCTTAATAATAGGGGCTCTAGCAGGATTTGCTGCTGGGCTCTTCGGTGTGGGCGGTGGAACGATTATCGTACCGCTGCTATTTATCGTCTTTACCCGAATGGATTACAGTCCTGATAGCATCATGCATTTGGCTTTAGGTACGTCACTGGCGACCATTATTGTCACGTCTATAAGCTCGTTGATGGCACACAATAAAAAGGGTGCAGTCATGTGGCCTGTTTTTAAAAACCTAGCACCAGGCTTAGCGGTTGGCTGTTTTTTAGGGGCAGGGATCGCAGGACAGATATCTGGGCTGTATCTTCAGCTTATTGTTGGTGTGTTTTTGCTTTGGCTCGGCTATAAGATGTTTACTGATGGCAAAAAGAGGCTAGATAGTAATATTAATAGTGCCAGCAATGGCAATGCAGTATTGCCTTCAAAGTCTAAGCAATTAGCGGCAGGCGGGGTTATAGGTGTGGCTTCTGCCATTTTGGGTATCGGCGGCGGCAGCTTAACGGTACCTTACCTCACGCGTTATGGTGTGGTCATGCAAAAAGCGGTTGGCACGTCAGCGGCATGTGGTCTGCCTATCGCCATTGCCGGTGCGTTAGGGTTTATGGTTTTTGGGATGCAGCAAGAAGTCAATGTTCCCAATACGATTGGCTTTGTGCACATTTATGCCTTTTTAGGGATTAGCATCATGAGTTTTTTCACCGCTAAGCTAGGTGCGAAAGTCGCTCATATGTTATCACCACAGCTCTTAAAAAAATGTTTTGCGGTATTATTAACCGTCGTGGGATGTTACTTCCTTTTTAAAGGGCTGCTTTAA